The Acidimicrobiales bacterium genome window below encodes:
- a CDS encoding LemA family protein yields MGSIIAIVALVLVLVVAIGLVVLYNGLVRLKNRVEAAWAQIEVQLNRRHDLIPNLVETVKGYAAHEQATLEQVITARNRAVAASSPAEQASAEQAVSGALANVFALSEAYPDLKANQNFLALQEELTTSEDRVAYARQYYNDAVNRYNTKIETMPSVFLARMAGYGPRQYFQAEGDARGPVDVSF; encoded by the coding sequence GTGGGATCGATCATCGCCATCGTGGCCCTCGTCCTGGTGCTGGTCGTGGCCATCGGCCTGGTCGTGCTCTACAACGGCCTGGTCAGGCTCAAGAACCGGGTCGAGGCGGCGTGGGCCCAGATCGAGGTGCAGCTCAACCGGCGCCACGACCTGATCCCCAACCTGGTCGAGACGGTGAAGGGCTACGCGGCCCACGAGCAGGCCACCCTGGAGCAGGTAATCACCGCCCGCAACCGGGCGGTGGCCGCCTCGTCGCCGGCCGAGCAGGCCTCGGCCGAGCAGGCGGTGTCGGGCGCCCTGGCCAACGTGTTCGCCCTGTCCGAGGCCTACCCCGACCTGAAGGCCAACCAGAACTTCCTGGCCCTCCAGGAGGAGCTGACCACCAGCGAGGATCGCGTGGCCTACGCCCGGCAGTACTACAACGACGCCGTGAACCGGTACAACACCAAGATCGAGACCATGCCCTCGGTGTTCCTGGCCCGCATGGCCGGCTACGGCCCCCGGCAGTACTTCCAGGCCGAGGGCGACGCCCGGGGCCCCGTCGACGTGAGCTTCTGA
- a CDS encoding glycosyltransferase family 4 protein — MRIGLVCPYSLTIPGGVQAQVLGLARALRAHGHPARVLAPCDGPPPDAWVTPLGNSMPMAANGSIAPLAPDVAAQLRLIRAARDEGFDVLNLHEPLGPGACMTACVVKPAPLVGTFHAAGVSGAYRALGPVVRRLAGRLDLRCAVSADAEELAAAHLGGSYERVYNGIEIPFFAEAEPTPTDGHPTVLFLGRHDERKGLEVLLDALGDLPRDVRLWVAGDGPDTDRLAQRTSGDPRVEWLGRISDAEKASRLRGATAYCAPSLRGESFGVVLLEAMAAGTAIVASDLAGYRRVARPDHDAVLVPPGDAAALARALQAVLGDPDWAARLVASGRERAEVFSMDRLARCYLDLYERVAG, encoded by the coding sequence GTGCGGATCGGCCTCGTCTGCCCCTACAGCCTGACCATCCCCGGGGGCGTGCAGGCCCAGGTGCTGGGGCTGGCCCGGGCCCTGCGGGCCCACGGCCACCCGGCCCGGGTGCTGGCCCCCTGCGACGGCCCGCCGCCGGACGCCTGGGTGACCCCGCTGGGCAACAGCATGCCGATGGCCGCCAACGGCTCCATCGCCCCCCTGGCCCCCGACGTGGCGGCCCAGCTCCGCCTCATCCGGGCCGCCCGCGACGAGGGGTTCGACGTGCTCAACCTGCACGAGCCGCTGGGGCCGGGGGCGTGCATGACGGCCTGCGTGGTCAAGCCGGCCCCGCTGGTGGGGACGTTCCACGCCGCCGGGGTGTCGGGCGCGTACCGGGCCCTGGGCCCCGTGGTGCGCCGCCTGGCCGGCCGGCTCGACCTGCGGTGCGCGGTCTCCGCCGATGCCGAGGAGCTGGCCGCGGCCCACCTCGGCGGCAGCTACGAGCGGGTCTACAACGGCATCGAGATCCCCTTCTTCGCCGAGGCCGAGCCCACGCCCACCGACGGCCACCCCACCGTCTTGTTCCTGGGCCGCCACGACGAGCGCAAGGGCCTGGAGGTCCTGCTCGACGCCCTGGGCGACCTGCCCCGCGACGTGCGCCTGTGGGTGGCCGGCGACGGCCCCGACACCGACCGCCTGGCCCAGCGCACCTCCGGCGACCCCCGGGTCGAGTGGCTGGGCCGCATCTCGGACGCCGAGAAGGCGTCCCGGTTGCGGGGCGCCACCGCCTACTGCGCCCCCTCGTTGCGGGGTGAGTCCTTCGGCGTGGTGCTGCTGGAGGCCATGGCCGCCGGCACCGCCATCGTGGCCAGCGACCTGGCCGGCTACCGCCGGGTGGCCCGGCCGGACCACGACGCCGTCCTGGTCCCCCCGGGCGACGCCGCCGCCCTGGCCCGGGCGCTCCAGGCCGTGCTGGGCGACCCGGACTGGGCGGCCCGCCTGGTGGCCTCGGGCCGGGAGCGGGCCGAGGTGTTCTCCATGGACCGCCTGGCCCGGTGCTACCTCGACCTGTACGAGCGGGTGGCCGGCTGA
- a CDS encoding DUF4337 family protein, which yields MSDAQDETVAPEPAPRAKPKEKEGHDRVEVVAAILLGIAGALTAFSAYKAALTDGDALKGYTESAKSTSDANSSYDDYSQTYYADQQLFRDYLLAANDDPEVGLGLRALFFDDNLEAATTSWENLPEDERPATALDVDAYQETALEEYNEFSADAETQFTEAAKADSAGDKFEQASVFLAISLFLAGVASLFKVQGVRYAALIGSALVIVPGIMAMLDGQSALG from the coding sequence ATGTCGGACGCCCAGGACGAGACCGTCGCGCCGGAGCCCGCCCCGCGGGCCAAGCCCAAGGAGAAGGAGGGTCACGACCGGGTCGAGGTGGTGGCCGCCATCCTCCTCGGCATCGCCGGGGCCCTGACCGCCTTCTCGGCCTACAAGGCCGCCCTCACCGACGGCGACGCCCTCAAGGGCTACACCGAGTCCGCCAAGTCGACCTCGGACGCCAACAGCTCCTACGACGACTACTCCCAGACCTACTACGCCGACCAGCAGCTGTTTCGCGACTACCTGCTGGCCGCCAACGACGACCCGGAGGTGGGCCTGGGCCTGCGGGCCCTGTTCTTCGACGACAACCTGGAGGCCGCCACGACGAGCTGGGAGAACCTGCCGGAGGACGAGCGGCCGGCCACCGCCCTGGACGTCGACGCCTACCAGGAGACGGCGCTCGAGGAGTACAACGAGTTCAGCGCGGACGCCGAGACCCAGTTCACCGAGGCGGCCAAGGCCGACTCGGCCGGGGACAAGTTCGAGCAGGCGTCGGTGTTCCTGGCCATCTCCCTGTTCCTGGCCGGCGTGGCCAGCCTGTTCAAGGTCCAGGGCGTGCGCTACGCCGCCCTCATCGGCAGCGCCCTGGTCATCGTCCCGGGGATCATGGCCATGCTCGACGGCCAGAGCGCCCTGGGGTAG
- a CDS encoding phosphatidylinositol mannoside acyltransferase, whose amino-acid sequence MNLPHPAYAAFRVGSAAARVLPAAAIPTVCTVGGRLAARQMPARRLMVERNLRRALGQDVGPDELARRVDATFASYLRYWVESFRLPGTAAADLDAGFHSATMEHVEAGLDAGTGVILALPHLGGWEWAAFWLTEVVGHPVSAVVEKLEPPELARWFVGLREALGMEVITLDGGAASACARALKQNRVLALLCDRDLGGGGIEVEMFGERTTLPGGPATLALRSGAPLVPAAVYHEADGTHLGVAGPPLEVARQGRLREDVARITQDLAHALEDLIRRAPDQWHLLQPNWPSDHEALAAAGLA is encoded by the coding sequence CTGAACCTGCCCCACCCCGCCTACGCCGCCTTCCGGGTCGGCTCGGCCGCGGCCCGGGTCCTCCCGGCGGCGGCCATCCCGACCGTGTGCACCGTCGGCGGCCGGCTGGCCGCCCGGCAGATGCCGGCCCGGCGGCTCATGGTGGAGCGCAACCTGCGCCGGGCCCTGGGCCAGGACGTGGGCCCGGACGAGCTGGCCCGGAGGGTGGACGCCACCTTCGCCTCCTACCTCCGGTACTGGGTGGAGTCGTTCCGCCTCCCCGGCACGGCGGCGGCCGACCTCGACGCCGGCTTCCACAGCGCGACCATGGAGCACGTGGAGGCCGGCCTGGACGCCGGCACTGGCGTCATCCTGGCCCTCCCGCACCTGGGCGGCTGGGAGTGGGCGGCGTTCTGGCTCACCGAGGTGGTCGGGCACCCGGTCTCGGCCGTGGTCGAGAAGTTGGAGCCACCCGAGCTGGCCCGGTGGTTCGTGGGCCTGCGGGAGGCCCTGGGCATGGAGGTCATCACCCTCGACGGCGGGGCGGCCTCGGCCTGCGCCCGAGCCCTCAAGCAGAACCGCGTCCTGGCCCTGCTGTGCGATCGGGACCTGGGCGGCGGCGGCATCGAGGTGGAGATGTTCGGCGAGCGCACCACCCTGCCCGGCGGCCCGGCCACCCTGGCCCTGCGCAGCGGGGCGCCCCTGGTCCCGGCGGCCGTCTACCACGAGGCCGACGGCACGCACCTGGGCGTGGCCGGCCCGCCGCTGGAGGTGGCCCGGCAGGGGCGGCTGCGCGAGGACGTGGCCCGCATCACCCAGGACCTGGCCCACGCCCTCGAGGACCTGATCCGGCGGGCCCCCGACCAGTGGCACCTGCTCCAGCCCAACTGGCCCTCGGACCACGAGGCCCTGGCCGCCGCCGGCCTGGCCTGA
- a CDS encoding CDP-alcohol phosphatidyltransferase family protein yields MFDGQFRSQAEKQLRPIGTNLRKTGITADHLTVLGVVMAGVTALAVANGALRLGILLLVLCAVPDVLDGAVAKASGTASPRGAFFDSVCDRVSDALLLGGVAWYLSSQPGAGRIAVLPLAVLAASLVISYERAKAEALGYDARGGLMERAERLVAIGLALLFPGLMVAILWLTLALTVVTAAQRFAKVWRQASSAVPPRPATARERARRQVRVSRTAARRTAEGRRSARERFAARDRFGSGRRNDR; encoded by the coding sequence ATGTTCGACGGACAGTTCCGCAGCCAGGCCGAGAAGCAGCTCCGGCCCATCGGGACCAACCTGCGCAAGACCGGCATCACCGCCGACCACCTGACGGTCCTGGGCGTGGTCATGGCCGGCGTCACCGCCCTGGCCGTGGCCAACGGCGCCCTCCGCCTGGGCATCCTCCTGCTGGTGCTGTGCGCCGTGCCCGACGTGCTCGACGGGGCGGTGGCCAAGGCGTCCGGCACGGCGTCGCCCCGCGGTGCCTTCTTCGACTCGGTGTGCGACCGGGTGTCCGACGCCCTCCTGCTGGGTGGCGTGGCCTGGTACCTGTCCTCCCAGCCCGGCGCCGGCCGCATCGCCGTGCTGCCCCTGGCCGTCCTGGCCGCCTCGCTGGTCATCTCCTACGAGCGGGCCAAGGCCGAGGCTCTGGGCTACGACGCCAGGGGCGGGCTGATGGAGCGGGCCGAGCGCCTGGTGGCCATCGGGCTGGCCCTGCTGTTCCCCGGGTTGATGGTGGCCATCCTGTGGCTCACGCTGGCCCTCACGGTGGTGACGGCGGCCCAGCGCTTCGCCAAGGTCTGGCGCCAGGCCAGCAGCGCCGTGCCCCCCCGCCCGGCCACCGCCCGCGAGCGGGCCCGCCGCCAGGTCCGGGTGTCGCGCACCGCGGCCCGCCGCACCGCCGAGGGCCGCCGTAGCGCCCGTGAGCGCTTCGCCGCCCGCGACCGCTTCGGCTCCGGCCGGCGCAACGACCGCTGA